From the Kitasatospora viridis genome, one window contains:
- a CDS encoding nucleoside/nucleotide kinase family protein, protein MDTHPRAEVRPAALADELLGALRAARPGGRTVLGLTGAPGAGKSTLARYLVDAVNRSAGPGTAAYVPMDGFHLSNAQLDRLGLRDRKGSPPSFDVRGYLALLNRLVADRFHDIYVPDFDRTVDEPVAARHLVTPATRLVVTEGNYLAAEAPGWTEARDLLRELWYLEADDELRAERLVRRQLAGGRDLAAARAWVAGNDQPNAEYVKQSRERCTRIVRVTAFASAA, encoded by the coding sequence ATGGACACCCACCCCCGCGCCGAGGTGCGGCCCGCCGCGCTGGCGGACGAACTGCTCGGCGCGCTGCGCGCGGCCCGCCCCGGCGGCCGGACGGTGCTGGGCCTGACCGGCGCCCCGGGGGCGGGCAAGTCCACGCTGGCCCGCTACCTGGTCGACGCGGTGAACCGGAGCGCCGGGCCCGGCACCGCCGCCTACGTGCCGATGGACGGCTTCCACCTCTCCAACGCCCAGCTCGACCGGCTCGGACTGCGCGACCGCAAGGGCTCACCGCCCAGCTTTGACGTCCGCGGCTACCTCGCCCTGCTGAACCGCCTGGTGGCCGACCGGTTCCACGACATCTATGTGCCCGACTTCGACCGCACCGTCGACGAACCGGTCGCCGCCCGCCACCTGGTCACGCCCGCCACCCGCCTGGTGGTGACCGAAGGCAACTACCTGGCCGCCGAGGCCCCCGGCTGGACCGAGGCCCGCGACCTGCTCCGCGAGCTCTGGTACCTGGAGGCGGACGACGAGCTGCGGGCCGAACGCCTGGTCCGCCGTCAGCTGGCCGGCGGGCGCGACCTCGCGGCCGCCCGGGCCTGGGTGGCCGGCAACGACCAGCCGAACGCCGAGTACGTGAAGCAGAGCCGCGAGCGCTGCACCCGAATCGTTCGGGTCACCGCATTTGCCTCAGCCGCCTGA
- a CDS encoding NUDIX hydrolase gives MRTPRQAARTVVIDPDGAVFLLRSDNDEVGVHWSPPGGGIDPGETPEQGALRELREETGWTDLSPGPLLCTWEHDFTRKGVPVRQSEHVYVTTGPRRGPVGDVSDAHAQDRILDWRWWSEQELADPEAEALWPPNLAELVRDVRAAWAEGRPGTAPVHLGYLPND, from the coding sequence ATGCGCACTCCACGCCAGGCGGCCAGAACCGTGGTGATCGACCCGGACGGGGCGGTCTTCCTGCTCCGCTCCGACAACGACGAGGTCGGGGTGCACTGGAGCCCGCCGGGCGGCGGCATCGACCCGGGCGAGACCCCGGAGCAGGGCGCCCTGCGCGAGCTGCGCGAGGAGACCGGCTGGACCGACCTGAGCCCCGGACCGCTGCTCTGCACCTGGGAGCACGACTTCACCCGCAAGGGCGTACCGGTGCGTCAGTCCGAGCACGTCTACGTCACCACTGGTCCGCGCCGCGGCCCGGTCGGCGACGTCAGCGACGCGCACGCGCAGGACCGGATCCTGGACTGGCGCTGGTGGAGCGAGCAGGAGCTGGCCGACCCGGAGGCCGAGGCGCTGTGGCCGCCGAACCTCGCGGAGCTGGTCCGCGACGTCCGCGCGGCCTGGGCCGAGGGCCGGCCCGGGACCGCCCCGGTCCACCTCGGGTACCTGCCCAACGACTGA
- a CDS encoding S66 peptidase family protein, with the protein MGTPSAASALTRPRRLVPGDRVAVVATSGPIDPDRLRAGCELLRGWGLEPVVGAHVLGAHPRLGHFSGTDAERAADFEQAWRDPSIAAVITARGGYGAQRMVDLVDWAALRDCPPKVLVGFSDVTVLHALVARELGLVSLYGPMAASAAFVGDAPTAEHLRRTLFEPETVLTLTGPEAGPLVPGRARGTTVGGCAAVLASDLGTPTAPTSYTGGILLLEDVNEYPYRIDRILTQLIRSGALDGIHGVALGSWEGCGNPERVRDVLLDRLAPLGVPVLWELGFGHAPSTITVPLGVAAVLDADAGTLTLEQPALA; encoded by the coding sequence ATGGGAACACCCTCCGCCGCCAGCGCCCTCACCCGACCCCGCCGACTCGTCCCCGGTGACCGGGTGGCCGTCGTCGCCACCAGCGGTCCGATCGACCCCGACCGACTCCGGGCCGGCTGCGAACTGCTGCGCGGCTGGGGCCTGGAGCCCGTGGTCGGCGCGCACGTGCTCGGCGCGCACCCCCGACTGGGCCACTTCTCCGGCACCGACGCCGAGCGCGCCGCCGACTTCGAGCAGGCCTGGCGCGACCCGTCGATCGCCGCCGTGATCACCGCCCGCGGCGGCTACGGCGCCCAGCGGATGGTCGACCTGGTGGACTGGGCCGCGCTGCGCGACTGCCCGCCCAAGGTGCTCGTCGGCTTCAGCGACGTCACCGTGCTGCACGCTCTGGTCGCCCGGGAGCTCGGCCTGGTCTCGCTCTACGGACCGATGGCCGCCTCCGCCGCGTTCGTCGGCGACGCCCCCACCGCCGAACACCTGCGGCGCACGCTCTTCGAACCGGAGACCGTGCTCACCCTCACCGGCCCCGAGGCCGGCCCGCTGGTCCCCGGCCGGGCGCGCGGCACGACGGTCGGCGGCTGCGCCGCCGTGCTCGCCTCCGACCTCGGCACGCCGACCGCCCCCACCTCTTACACCGGCGGCATCCTGCTGCTGGAGGACGTCAACGAGTACCCCTACCGGATCGACCGGATCCTCACCCAGCTGATCCGCTCCGGTGCGCTGGACGGCATCCACGGTGTGGCGCTCGGCTCCTGGGAGGGCTGCGGCAACCCGGAACGGGTGCGCGACGTGCTGCTCGACCGGCTCGCCCCGCTCGGCGTGCCGGTGCTCTGGGAGCTCGGGTTCGGGCACGCGCCCTCCACCATCACCGTTCCGCTGGGCGTGGCGGCCGTGCTCGACGCGGACGCCGGGACGCTCACGCTGGAGCAGCCGGCCCTGGCCTGA